The sequence GCGCGCCGTCAGCATCAGGCCGTTGACCTGCTGCAAGATATCGTCGGGATGCGTGAACGCGGCTATTCGGACAATGAGATTGCCGAGAAGACCGGACTCTCCGCGAACTACGTCTGGAGCGTCGGGAAATTACTCGCGCGAGGCGAGCGCCGGCTGGTTGCCGCCGTAGAAGCTGGATATCTTCCGATCTCCGTTGCCCTCGAAATATGTGAGGCCGACGATCAGGGTGTGCAGGCGGCACTCCACAAAGCCTATGAGGAAAAGCTTCTGCGCGGTCGCGCTCTCATTGCGGCGCGCCGGTTAGTCGAAGTGCGCAAACGCTCCGGCAAGGCCGCGAAGCTTAATCGGCTTGTTGAGAAAGGATCGGCGGCCACGCCAGAGGATTTGGTGAAAGCTTTTCAAGAGGACACCGAACGCAAGCGCATGATGATACGCAGGACCGAGGCGACCCGAAACCGCCTTGTGTTCATCGTGGAAGCATTGAGCCAGCTCTCGAATGACGAGAGCTTTGTCGCGCTTCTCGAAGACGAAGGCTTGGCATCTATGCCGAACCGGCTCGCTGAGCGCATTCAGAATGTCAGGATCAATCTGCAATGACTGGAAGCTCACGAAACCGGAAGATCAAGCTCGCCTTCGAGACAACAAGCCTGCGCATTCCGCTTGCCGATATCGAGATGCTGCGTGCGATGACGCTCGCAATCAAGAAGTCTGTCAAATATGCGCAGATCGAGGCGTCCATCCGAGAAGTCGGAATCATCGAGCCGCCAGTCGTTGTTAGGGTGAAAGGCGAAGAAGATCGCTATCGCTTGCTGGATGGACATATCCGCGTCGAAATTCTGAAAGAGCGCGGCGACAAGGATGTGGTGTGTCTTGTCGCCACCGATGACGAGGCGATCACCTACAACAAGCGCATCAGCCGCATGGCTATCGTTCAGGAGCACAAGATGATCCTGAAAGCGCTTGAGAAGGGCGTATCGGAGGAGCGGCTAGCACGTGCGCTCAACGTCAATATCACCACAATCCGCGACAAGCGCCGGTTGCTCGATGGCATTTGCGATGAAGTGGCAAAGTTGTTGCAGGATCGGATGGTCCCGATCAACACGTTTAGCGAACTGAAAAAGCTGCGGCCTATGCGACAGCTCGAAGCCGCCGAAACCATGATCGCCATGAACAAGTTTTCATGGCCTTATGCGAAATCGCTTGTGGCAGCGACACCGCAAGGCCAACTCGTAAGCGACAAGAAGAAGGCGGTGCGTGGTCTTAGCGAGGAGCAGATCGACCATATGGAGCGCGAGGCGACAAACATCGACCGCGAGTTTCGCATGATCGAGCAGAGCTATGGGACCGATCATCTCGATCTTGTTTTGGCGACGGGATATCTGTGCCGCCTGATCGAGAATGTGCGCGTCGTGCATCATCTTGCTCGCTTCCATCCGGAGTTGTTGGCAGAGTTCCAGCGCATCGTGCAGTTGCGAAATGCGGCTTGAGCATCTGAAACCCTTCAACAACCGCACGTGCCAGACACTATCCAGCCCATTCTCACTATGGCTTGTCGTCATGAACATGGCTCGAAAGATATTCGCTGGACGCTTCCCTAATCCCCGCCTTGCGGAGCATGCGGCCAAGATTTGAGGGATCAATGCCCAACCGCCTCGCGGTCACATTTCTTCCGTCGCGTTCAATGTCTTCGCGCAACGCCTGAATCTCGGCCTGTCGCTGAAAGCTGACCCGTTCCGCGAGCGTTTGCGCGACCGGAAGGCGGGCCAAGATCGACTGCGAGAAAGCTTGATCCGATCGCGATGCCTTGCCGGAAATGAAGCGCTGCAATCTGGTGGCGTTGGTCGCGAGCGCTGTGACAGTCTTTGCCGTCCCGATCGTATCGATAAGCGCTGTCACATTCGCAACCAACTCTCCGCGATCGATGCCACTGATGCCGTAGGTCGGCGCGGCGCTCGGCTCCAATCCGATATAAGCTTGCCGCTCCAGGTCATGCGCCTCCTTCCCGATATGGCGGGTGGCGGTCATGCGAATATGACGGCGCCGGGTAGTGCCGCGATCACCATAGTTGCCGTTCAGAAACTTGGCTTCGGGATGGATATGATATTGCGCGAGTGCATCGGCATAGGTTGCGAGCCGGTCCTTTGACACTGGCTTGCCGGTTTCGCGATCGAATACGAGTTCCGCCGCCCGCGAGCGATCCTTCGTGTAAGGCGAAACAGGACGACAATCCTTGATCTTGCGACGTGACGGTTTCGCGTCCGCCGCGATCATCCCTTCTCCGGTGTCGATTGCGTTCGCGATCATCGCGAGCAGGAAATTGAACGGCTTCACCCGATCGCGCGGTTTAAGGGGCTGGTTGTATCCCTTGAACCATCGCAGCAGCTCGGGCGTGGTGGCGGCATATTGCGACATGGCAGGCCCGACCATCGCGTCATGAAAATGAAGGTCGATTTCATCGGGATCGCCGCTGACCGCCGCGCTGACGATCTTCCACCACAAATCATGCTGCCAATGTTCCACCCCATCGGTCAGCACCGAAGAATGCGGGAGCGGGATGTTCGGTGCCGGTGTGCTGGCATCATAGGGGGCGAGCAAATGGCCCAATCCGTGCGCCGATATCTTGCGCATGATCGGCGTGCCGTCCTCCGCCAGATTGAAAAGGGCATAGCGCTTCGCCGATATCGCCCAGCAATAGAGCGGTGCAGGTCCGCTCTTGTCGAGCGCGGTATTCACCTTCTCGATTTGCAGGATCGAACCATCGAAATCATAGGGGTTCAATTCGGCGAACCAATCCACAACCGATTGCACCCGCGCGGCGAATTCGTCTGGATCGAGCGGTTCAGGCCGCGCAATTGCCATGCTGTCGGTGTCGCAGAACGCCCAATCGAGGCCTTGCTTCGTCACCAGCTGTTCGGTGATTGCGAGCATCAACCGCGCAGCGCCGCAGATCAGGGTGGCGAGAAGCGGATGAAAGAACGGTCCCGGCCTCTCATTCTTGTCGATGCGGAAGGTGAACCGATCGCATGTCGATGCGTGAACAGTCGTCATCCGGGCGTCGGGCAAGTCCTCGACATTGACCTCTACGAAGATGCCGTAGCTGGTCGAGTTCGCCGCGATCTTGAGCGCGTTCTGTTCGGTATCGAGCCTGTCATATTCCGCGCCGGTCGCGGCATCGCGCCTGATCTTCGTATCATTCCGCAGCTCGATCACGCGCTTGAAGAAATCGGCTTGGTTGGGATCGACGCGATAGGCCGCGTTCCCCTGAATGTTGATCGCGCTCAAGTCGGTTTGCGCCGAACCCGCCGAAAACGTGACGGCTTCGATCACCTTCGGAGCCTTGCCCGACAACAACTTGGAGGAAATGCACTCGGCGAGGGTCAACCATAACGGCACATCGCCCGTCAGTAAGTTGGTGCCGGTGGTCGGGGTCGCCTTCGGAGTATAGGATGCGCGAACCGGAAAAATGTCGGCATCGGGCAGGACGCGAACGATCGTCGTGAGGCGAGGCCAGAATTCAGGCGATTGAAGCGCGGCGATATCGATCCCGTCCAGCAGCGCCCGGGTTTCGTCGGTGGAATCGCGCCACGCCATGCCTTCCCCCCGCACGAAGGGCCAAAGGTTCATGAGCGTGCAAACGGTCGGATACATCGACAGAAAATCGCAATGGATCACCTGGCGTAATTCCCGCCGGATGCGGACTTCCGCCCGACCGCCGAAATAGCTGCCCATGATGTTCGCCAGCATCTGCGGCGGAAAGTCGGGCTGAATTTTCTGCCATGACCGAATGCCCATGCCGCGCAGATAGGCTTTGCCGATACTGGCTTCGCTCAGGATTTTGTCGGGTCTCGCGCCTTCCAGCTCCAGCCGATCGAACCGTACGATCAGGTCTGCATAGCATTGCCATGTCGCTTCCACGTCGCGCACGGCATAGCACACCATTTCGGGCGTGACGGGACCGGCGAAATCGACGGCTGCAAGCTTCTTGTCCTTCGTGCCGAGATGATCGCACAGGCTCGCAAGCGAAAATGAGCGCGACAGAAGCGCTTTCGCCAACGTCTTCACGTCGAGAAAATGCCCGGAATTGAAGGGTGTCTTGCGACCATGCTTGCGGTCGGTGTTGCCATCGAGCTGTTTCGACGGGGCGGCGAATTTGATGAAGGCGGCACTCTGCGAAAGGTGCTTTACGCGCACGTTAGGATGGAAGCGATCTTCGGACAGGGTGAACGAGAACCCACCGCGCATGTCGCCTCGCGCCGGTTCGTGCCGAAGCGCGATACGCGAAATGTCGAACGGCAGATTGAAGCCGACTATCGTTCCGCGCGACCGATAGCCGAACGTGTAGAGGATATCGACTGCAAACTCGTCGCGGGTCAGCAACTCCAGGCCATGCTGATCCGCATAGTCGGCGAGCGTCCGCAACTCGGCGGCATTCACGCCATCCGGTGCGTAGAAAATCCCCTCGCGATATCGTTCGCCATTGTGGCGGATCTGAAAGGTGCCGAACCGGAGCGATTGCGCCGCATCGCTGGTGGTTTCGGTATCGAAGATGACGACCCAAGGCGAAGCCGCTCTCTTCGATGCCTTGCGCCTCGGCTTCCCGGTCAGCGTTTCGTAGGTGTGGATGGTTGGTGCCGCATAGGCGCGAATCGCGACCACCAAATGGTCCGTGATCGATGGTGCTGGACTATTCATGCCGCACCTTCCTTCAAAACAGGCAGGCTGCGTTCGATCAGACGGATGCCATAGTCATAGAGGTATTCGATCATCTCGCGCAGCATGTCGGCAATGCCGATCAGCAGCCGTCCAGCCGCGTACAGGAAGGCGTCAGCCTCCGGGTGCATGGATCGCACGAAACTCTGTTCGAATGTCATCTTGCGATGGTCGTTCGCGCAAATCTGACTGGTGAATGCGCGGTCCTGCTTCTGCCCGGCAGGGTGATGCAGTTCGAAGGTGCGCACATCGGTTTCGCCGCATATGCCGCAGACGGGATCGCTCACCCCCAGCTTGTCCAACCGATCCTGCAACGCGGCTTCTCGCTTCATCTCCACGACTCGCTTGCGCATGATAATCTCCGTCATTTTTGGACAAGGCGATAAATCTCGACATAACTTCCCTCCACGCTCGCCAATTCGTGAAGGATGTTCCGGTCAGTTTCGAGAGGATGGGACTTGCCCTTGGCGTCGATGATCGACGTGCCGATGAACGGGCGGATCAGATCGTATTTGTTCGATCGCGTGTATTTCTTGACGGCGTTCATATAGGTGCCGTTGATCGACGCCTGATCGCGGTCACGCAGAACCAAGAGCTTTTTCTGGCCTTCCGAATAGGTTTCCATCTGCGGTTTGCGCGTATCGGTGATCCGCCATCCGCGCCCTGCGCGTTCGGCATAGGCATTCTCGCGAAGAAAGCGCCGCGCCCGTTCGGTCGAGACACCAGCTTGTTTCGCGGCCTGCGTCAGATTGCCTGTTCGGTGCAATTCCTTGAGGGCAAGTTCCAACCGCGCGTCGGACTTGGGCGACCGGCGCGATCTGACCGGGGTTTCATGATGCCGCGCATGTCCGCGCGCCTGCGAAACGCTCAGGCCACGCGCAACGCCCCTCGCTTTCCGGCGAGCATATTCGACCTTGAAATCGCGTACCCGCGCCATTCTTTCCGACTCCGCCGACGACATGCCGGGCGGAAATGACGGTGACGCAACGCGCCCCGCGAAAGTATTGAGTCATCTGGCAAGTTCAGTTCTTGCCAGTATCTTCCAGTTCCTGCCGATATTGCTTGATGTGATCCCGGAGCGTTCGCGGGCTGGGCGCGCGCAAATGATACTGCTCGACGGGAAACCGGCGTTCGAATTCGCGCTTGAAATCAGGATGCAGGATTTCTGCGGAGAGCGTTCGATTGCTTTCTTTCTCATAGAGGAATTGCAGCACCTCTGCGGCATAGCGATAGGTATGGCGACGGCCACCACCCCGCTTTGCCGGTGCCGTCACCGCAATCGCAATTTCTGGATCGGGTGCGGGCAAAGGCGGATTTACTGGCGCGCCATCGGTATCCGGTTCGCGAACTCGAATGACCTTCACACCTTCATAGCGCCAGCCGGAAATCTCGATATCGTCGCTATTCTCAATTCCGCGCGGATGATCGAATTCGAACATATATAACGGGAGCGGGACCGGGCCTTTGCTGATTTCCGGTTCGACGCATTTGCCAAAAGCCTGAAATTCCCCGTCCCGCAATCCGGCCCATAGCTCCGCAACCATTAGAAATTGCTCAGCTTCAAATGCTTGCCGTGTCGTAGTCTCGCGAAATTTGCGCACCGCGTAAGGATCGCCAAATTCAAACCAAGCAGAGCTGAATCTGACGCCCGCGCGCCATTTCTCAATTGCACCGGATGAGTCATTTTGGGCCATTGGTACAATGATATAGCGCCATCATTAACTTTGAATTTCATGTCTAAATTGCTGATTAATTGATATATTCCGGCATTGAATTGAAAGGGCTTTCAATGCTGCAAACCGCAATTCTCGCCGACAGCGAACGCGGAGATGAATGGGCCGAGCGATCGGAATTCTGGCTGCAATGCGCCAATGCGGCAAAGCCCAATAGGAAGCTGCGGCAGCGCAATCCCTCACCACTGATTTTGAACGGTCACGGCGTTTCGCTGCGAATTGAAAATGGCGCATTGTTGATCCGGGACGGCTTTACCCATAATCCGCAAGGGCAAATCCAATACCGATTTTTCCCGCGCGACCTCGATTTGCCGACCCGCATCCTATTGCTCGACGGCAGCGGTACGCTGTCGTTCGATGTGCTGTCCTGGCTGTCGGAACAAGGCGTTGCACTTGCCCGCATCAAGGCGAGCGGCGAGATCGCAACGGTGGCAAGCGGCACCGGCTATTTCGCCGATCGCGAAAAGGTGATGTGGCAACAGGCCACTCGTGCAAACGAAACCGAGCGGCTGGCATTTGCAGCCGACCTGATCCGCCGAAAGGTCATTTCCAGCGTGCCGACGCTGGAGGTTCATATCCCTCCGTCCAAATCCCGCGATATGGCTTTGGAGAAGGCGAATACCGGCATCGATCGCCTGAGCCGAGAGACATTCGCCGATATCAATGCGATCTTCGCGATCGAGGGTGAATGCGCATCGGCCTATTTTCGATCGTGGCACGGCTTGCCGGTTCGCTGGAAAGGCGTCCAGCGCCGACCCGTTCCGCAAGAGTGGAACGCCTATAACTGGCGCAGTTCGCGGGCGACCGGGGTTAAGCCGGAAAACCGCAACGCCTCGCATCCGGTCAACGCGATGCTGAACTATGCCTATGCCGTGAAGCTGGCGCAGTTGCAGATTCAGTCCATCGCGGACGGTTATGACCCGACCTTGGGGATCATGCACAACAGCAATCGAGGCAGTTCGGCTTGGGTTCTCGACATGATCGAACTGGAGCGTGCCGCCGTTGATGCCGCCATTCTACAATTTGTGCGGGATCAGACCTTCGCCGCAGCCGATTTTGTCGTCAGAAAGGACGGGGTTTGCAGATTGTCGCCGCAGCTAGCTCGAATGGTTGCCGGTTTGATCGCCTAGCAAGCTAGCCGTTCAGAGGCTTTCGCCCGCGCTTCAGACCCTTCGGCACATTGCCGTCACCGGCTGCGAATAGATCGCCAACTGGCACAGCCAACGTGGCCGCGAGCCGATCAAGGATATCAACGGTCGGATTTTCTTCGCCGCGTTCCATCCCGCCAAGATAGGATCGATCCACGCCTGAATCGAAGGCGAGCCGTTCCTGCGAAATATCCCGCTCAACACGCAGACGGCGAAGGTTCAGACCTACAAGTTCGCGTCCGCGCATGGCAGGACAGCAATCTTTTTGAAGGCCAATAAACCACTGTCTATATCCCTCTAATTAAGGAATGGGCGGTATCTTCGGAACCTTCTAACGTGAGGTTCGCGAATGCGCCTGTCTGTCAAACTCGTAATTGGAGCCTCCGCTATTGGTGGGGCGGCCTTGGGTGCTTGGGATTACGCTTCACCGCTTTGGACAGTACAGGGATTGCAGTCCGCGATACTGGCCCGAGATGCGACGGCGTTAAACGGTTATGTCGATTTCGAGGCTTTGCGCACCAACCTCAAGGCACAATTCGCCGCCCGTCTAGTCGCAAACAATCTCGGAGCGCCGACCTCCACTCCAGAGTACGCAGCAACCCGGCTTCAATCCGTGAACGCGATGGTTGACGGCATGATTAGCCCGCAGGCAATTCAAGTGGCAATGGAGCGAGCGGCGCAATTGCCACCCGACGCGGGGGTCAGAAAATCTTTTGATTTCAGCTCGATCCATCGCGATGGCTTCAATCAGTTCCATGTGTCGCTCGACCCAGCCGTTACGATCGCAATACGATTCGAGCGGCGCGGCTTTGGTTGGCAGGTAATCGACGTCAAACTGCCATACGATTTGAACGCAGCATTTGGACGCGGTCAGCAACCGGAGTGATCGAAAATCTGGAGCAGTGCTAGAGACGGTCGAGGTTGTCCGTTGGCTGGCAATCCGCCGATCTTTTTTGCGCAATTTCGTTGAACCGTTTGGGAAGTTCGCGCCACCTTCATTGCGATGACGCAGAAACCCGCCTTGTCTGATGAAGCGTCCCGCGCACTTGACGCCTATCTCGTTGTCGCCGCGCAATCCGGCGACGGCGCGGCATTGAGCCAGTTAGTACGGCGGTGGCATCGGCCGTTGGTGGCCCATGCCTGGCGACTGACGGGACGCCTCGATGCAGCGGAGGAAGTCGCGCAAACCGCATGGATTGAAATCATGCGCGGGCTTCCAAAGCTTCGCGACGAACGCGCTTTCCCGGCTTGGGCCTATCGGATCGTGACCCGGCATTCGGCTAAGCGCGTCGGTCAGTTTGTTGCTGAACGTGCCGCAATTGATTCGCTGTCAGTGGAAGCGGACGTTGCAGATAACGAAGCCAGCCCACAGGAGGTTGATGCCAGCCGCCTTCATCGCGCGATTGCGACCCTATCGCCCACGCACCGCGCGGCGGTCGCGCTTCACTACTTCGAAGGGTTGAGCGTCGCCGAAGTTGCCGTCGCGCTCGATACGCCAACCGGCACGATCAAAACCCGCCTTATGCACGCCCGCAATCAACTGCGGTCCCAATTCAAAGGAGACGACGATGCGTAATTCCGACGACAATATCGACGCGGCCATTGCCGCCGAGGAGCGCGAATTGCTGCGCCAGATCGGGCAGGAGCCGAATTATTTTCGGCAGCTTGCGACGGTTTTCAGCGGCGAGGCCGCTTGGGTAAACGTGATTATGATGGTCGCACAAACGGCGCTGTTCATCGGCGGCCTTTACGCCGGTTGGCAGTTTTACGACGCGACGGACACGATAGCCGCCCTTCACTGGGGCCTCCCAAGTGCCGTGATGCTGGTCACTTCGTTGATGATTAAGCTGGCGCTGTGGCCGGTCGTCCAGACCAACCGCGTGCTGTTAGCTTTGAAGCGGCTCGAAGTGCTGGCTTCCACGCGGTGATAAATTAAGGCTCACGAATGTTGACGAAGCGCCGAGGCGGCCCGGTATAGACGGCTGTAGGATTTCGGAGACATTCGTGAGCATTTTTAGAGTGATTAGACGTGGGCCGGTGTCGGCCATTCGTCACTTTCTGCATAATGAAGCGGCTGGCGGCATTCTGCTCATGGGCGCGGCGGCGCTAGCGATGATCGTTGCGAACAGCCCCCTCAGCGAATCCTACTTTCACACGCTTCATGCGAAGGTTGGTCCCCTGTCGCTGGCCCATTGGATCAACGATGGGTTGATGGCGCTGTTTTTCCTGCTGGTCGGGCTGGAGATAAAACGCGAGTTTGTTGACGGCCATCTCGCTACTTGGTCCGATCGGCTGCTGCCCTCGATCGCGGCGATAGGCGGCATGGCGCTTCCCGCGATCGTCTATCTCGGCATCGCCGGTTCGACGCCGGGCTTGGCGCGGGGTTGGGCCATTCCTGCGGCGACCGACATTGCGTTCGCTATCGGCGTAATGGCATTGCTCGGAAAGCGCGTGCCGACTTCGCTAAAACTGTTCCTGACTACGGTTGCGATCGTTGACGACATGGGCGCTGTAGCCATCATTGCGCTGGCATACACGAGTCAAATCAGCGGCCTTGCATTGCTCGCGGCTGCGGTCGTCATGGGAGCAATGTTTATCCTGAATCGCGTTGGTGTGCGGATGCTGTGGCCCTATCTCGCCTTGGCATTTTTGCTTTGGCTCGCTGTGCTGCTTTCAGGAGTTCATGCGACGATCGCAGGCGTGTTGGCCGCGACCATGGTTCCTATTCAGCGGTCGCGTGGCGCGCCTGATGATGAATTGTCGCCCCTCCACCGGTTGGAACATGGCCTTCACCCTTGGGTCGCCTTCGGCATCATCCCCATCTTCGGCTTCGCGAATGCGGGGGTGTCGTTCGCCGGTATTGGTATTGAACATATTCTAGCGCCGCTTCCGCTAGGTGTCGCCGCAGGCTTGTTCGTCGGCAAACAGTTGGGTGTATTCGGCGCGGTATGGGCATGTGATCGCTATCATATTGCCCCCAAGCCGGGCGGTGCCACGTGGCTTCAAATCTACGGCACGGCACTGTTATGCGGGATCGGCTTCACAATGAGCCTGTTCATTGGCGGACTGGCGTTTGCCGATCCGCTGTTAGTGGACGAGGTGAAGATCGGTGTATTGGGTGGCTCTATCCTGTCGGCGTTGGCAGGCTTCATTGTTCTAAGATTTGCGGCCAATAGCGTGCGCAGATGAGCAAAACGATCGGCTGAGGCGAGGTCAAAACGGCGTCAACACCCGGCTATCACTATACCCCCCGGCACAAGGCCGGGGTGACTATCAGGGGTCAGTCGAACAATTCCTCGAAGAACGACTTGCGCTTCTTGTACGGATGATGGCCGCGATTGTCGTAGTGCGGGCGTTGCTCGCGATAGGGCTCGGGCGCAGGGGTGGCGCTGCGCTCGATGATCTTGTCGAGCTCGCCGCGATCGAGCCACACGCCCCGGCAGGTGGGGCAGTGGTCGATCTCGATGCCCGAGCGCTCGACGGGCACCAGAGTGGCGCCATCGACGGGGCAGGCGAAGCTGCTCATTGCGCTTACTCCCGCTCACCCATCAGCCCCAGCAGCAGCTGGAACATGTTGATGAGGTTCAGATAGAGCGACAGCGCCCCCATGATCGCCAGCTTGTCCGCCGCCTCGCTGCGGCCATAGGCGATATATTCGCTCTTCAGGCGCTGGGTGTCATAGGCGGTGAGTCCCGCGAAAACGAGCACGCCGATGACCGACACCACCATCTGCAGCACCGACGAGCCGATGAACAGATTGACCAGACTTGCGCCGATCACCGCGATCAGCCCGACGAACAGGAAGGTGCCGAAGCCGCTGAGATCGCGATTGGTGGTGTAGCCGATCAGGCTGAGTCCCGCGAACATCGCCGAAGCGGTGAAGAACGCCATGGCGATGCTGGTGTTGGTGAAGACCAGGAAGATGCTGGCCATCGACACGCCCATGACGGCGGCGAAGGCGAAGAAGGCGGTGCGCGCGCCGGCGGTGCTCATCCGATCGATGCGGAAGGTGAAGAAGAACACGAAGGCGAGCGGCGCCAGCATCGCCACCCACTTCAGCGGGGTGCCGAAGATCAGCGCGACGAGCGCCGGCGTGGCCGCGACGCCCATCGCGACGAGGCCGGTCAGCGCCAGGCCGATGCCCATGTTGCGGTAGATGCCCAGCATGTGGCTCCGCAGGCCTTCGTCGAAGCGCGCCTGTGCGCCAGATGCCGCCATGCGATTGAATTGCGAGAGGTTTTCCATGTGGGGCTCCTTAAGCGGTGCGGGCGCGAGCGATCACGCCGCGCGCAACGCGGCGCATATGGCTCGCGTCGGGGAAATGGCGGAACAGCCGGTCCTTGATCGCCAGCCGTTCCTTTTTCAGCCGGGCGAGCCGGATGCTGTCGGGAACGCGGCGCGCGAGCTCGCGGCGGATTTCACGGTTGAGGATGCGGTGCGCCGCGATCAGGCGCTGGATAAGATCGGTCATTACTCGGCTCCATCGATATTGCATCGATCGAGCGGCCCGGTGGAGCTTTGGTGGGAAAGGAGGGGGCCTTTTGCCATGTCCAAACCTGCACCGAGCACGCTCGATGCGGTCCGACATCACGAGGGCTTGGAAGCACTCGCCAGAGGGGCCCGGTCCCGCACTATCCAGAGTAGGGGTGGAGGCCCGCGGTTTCAACCCCTGGATGGGCGCGTGCGGCTCAATCGGCCCGGCTGACCGGTCCCAACGTGCGGTCGGCGGCGGCGCGCGCCTCACGCTCCGCGGAAGCGCGCAGCGGCGCGGATATCTCGCGCTCGAACCGTTCGGTCCGCCGCTTGCGCACGCGCAAATGAACCACCGTCGCGGCGATCATTGCGAACGGGAAGCTGAGCAGGACCGGTACCGCCGCCGCGGCCCCCATTCCCTCCTGAACGGAAAGCGCCGCGAAGATGCCGCCAAGCAGCAGGCCGACATTTCCGATCGAGAGCGTCAGCCCCGCCCAACCCAGGAAACCCAAACCGAACATTTTCTTGATCGCCGCCCGGTTGCTCGTCGTCTCGTCCAGCGTGAAATTCCAGACGCGTAGATAGGGTCCGGTTCGCCGGCCCTTGCGGATCGCATGCATGGCGCCGATCACGTGGCCGCCGCGTGCCGAGATGCTCCAGTCGTCCAACCGCAGCACCTGCTCGTGCCCGGTACCGTCTATCAGGTGAATCGTTTCGTGGAGCGTGGTGTAGCTGTATCCCGCAGTCGAACTGACGACATGGCTATGGCCATATTGATTGGTCGCGATCGTTTGCGAACCGGGAACGTGATGCGTGGAGCGCGAAGCCGCTGCCTGCACGACCACGCCACCCTGCTGATAGAAAGTGAAGCTGCGCCCGCCGAAGCGGAGCAGACCGCTCTGGCTGTCAAGCCTCCATGGACGCAACGCGCGCAGGATCAGGAACATCCCGGCTGCAAATACAAGGAGATAGGGGACTAGCATGATCAGGTTTAAGTAGCGCGTATTCGCATCAAGCTCGTCGGCGATCTGCCACTGGATCTTCTGGCCGGATTCCCAGGCTTGGTAATCGGCGGACGAAAGATAGCGGCGCGAGACCTCGCGTTGGAAATCCGGATCCCGCGCCTTCTCTTCAAGCCGCCTTGAGGCTGTGCCGACATCTAAGCCTTCCGTCCGAGCGTCGTTGATCGCCTGGACACGGCACTTTTCATAATCGCGGAAGCGTTTCGGTTCGGGCCCCGATCCCAAGCGCAGATTCGTCTCATTGCTCAAGGACCGAAGGGCCGCGGCGAGTATCGCGCAGGCGGCGCCCTGGCTGGGCCGGTTGGCGCCGTAGTCGCGAACCACTTTGTCGACGGCGGGCAATCGCGATACCAGCGGACTCTCGCGCTTCGCCGACGCCGCCGGTACGAGCGCCACTGCGAGATAAAGAAACGCGGCAAATCGAAAACAAGCGCCAGTCACCGGTGACCCCCCCGATACCTTCACACGTTCCCGAACGGATCGTGGCTCATTACGGGGGCGTCAAGAACGAAAGCGTTTCGGATTTCTTTCAGGCGTCGCGCAGGCCCAGACCGATCGCGGCGCGGGCGCTGTCGGATTCGGACGAGACCACCGGATAGGCGCAATAATCGGCGGCGTAGTAGGCGC is a genomic window of Sphingomonas sp. containing:
- a CDS encoding plasmid partitioning protein RepB C-terminal domain-containing protein, with the translated sequence MTVARPAQRVEMIPIDRITIVNPRLRSKKVFKGIVENIAEIGLKRPITVTSRQGADGPLYDLVCGQGRLEAFRELGQTEVPALIVSADTEDCMVASLVENCARRQHQAVDLLQDIVGMRERGYSDNEIAEKTGLSANYVWSVGKLLARGERRLVAAVEAGYLPISVALEICEADDQGVQAALHKAYEEKLLRGRALIAARRLVEVRKRSGKAAKLNRLVEKGSAATPEDLVKAFQEDTERKRMMIRRTEATRNRLVFIVEALSQLSNDESFVALLEDEGLASMPNRLAERIQNVRINLQ
- a CDS encoding plasmid partitioning protein RepB C-terminal domain-containing protein yields the protein MTGSSRNRKIKLAFETTSLRIPLADIEMLRAMTLAIKKSVKYAQIEASIREVGIIEPPVVVRVKGEEDRYRLLDGHIRVEILKERGDKDVVCLVATDDEAITYNKRISRMAIVQEHKMILKALEKGVSEERLARALNVNITTIRDKRRLLDGICDEVAKLLQDRMVPINTFSELKKLRPMRQLEAAETMIAMNKFSWPYAKSLVAATPQGQLVSDKKKAVRGLSEEQIDHMEREATNIDREFRMIEQSYGTDHLDLVLATGYLCRLIENVRVVHHLARFHPELLAEFQRIVQLRNAA
- the cas1 gene encoding CRISPR-associated endonuclease Cas1, yielding MLQTAILADSERGDEWAERSEFWLQCANAAKPNRKLRQRNPSPLILNGHGVSLRIENGALLIRDGFTHNPQGQIQYRFFPRDLDLPTRILLLDGSGTLSFDVLSWLSEQGVALARIKASGEIATVASGTGYFADREKVMWQQATRANETERLAFAADLIRRKVISSVPTLEVHIPPSKSRDMALEKANTGIDRLSRETFADINAIFAIEGECASAYFRSWHGLPVRWKGVQRRPVPQEWNAYNWRSSRATGVKPENRNASHPVNAMLNYAYAVKLAQLQIQSIADGYDPTLGIMHNSNRGSSAWVLDMIELERAAVDAAILQFVRDQTFAAADFVVRKDGVCRLSPQLARMVAGLIA
- a CDS encoding helix-turn-helix transcriptional regulator, giving the protein MRGRELVGLNLRRLRVERDISQERLAFDSGVDRSYLGGMERGEENPTVDILDRLAATLAVPVGDLFAAGDGNVPKGLKRGRKPLNG
- a CDS encoding DUF2939 domain-containing protein; the protein is MRLSVKLVIGASAIGGAALGAWDYASPLWTVQGLQSAILARDATALNGYVDFEALRTNLKAQFAARLVANNLGAPTSTPEYAATRLQSVNAMVDGMISPQAIQVAMERAAQLPPDAGVRKSFDFSSIHRDGFNQFHVSLDPAVTIAIRFERRGFGWQVIDVKLPYDLNAAFGRGQQPE
- a CDS encoding RNA polymerase sigma factor, which codes for MTQKPALSDEASRALDAYLVVAAQSGDGAALSQLVRRWHRPLVAHAWRLTGRLDAAEEVAQTAWIEIMRGLPKLRDERAFPAWAYRIVTRHSAKRVGQFVAERAAIDSLSVEADVADNEASPQEVDASRLHRAIATLSPTHRAAVALHYFEGLSVAEVAVALDTPTGTIKTRLMHARNQLRSQFKGDDDA
- a CDS encoding DUF6768 family protein; this translates as MRNSDDNIDAAIAAEERELLRQIGQEPNYFRQLATVFSGEAAWVNVIMMVAQTALFIGGLYAGWQFYDATDTIAALHWGLPSAVMLVTSLMIKLALWPVVQTNRVLLALKRLEVLASTR
- the nhaA gene encoding Na+/H+ antiporter NhaA, yielding MRHFLHNEAAGGILLMGAAALAMIVANSPLSESYFHTLHAKVGPLSLAHWINDGLMALFFLLVGLEIKREFVDGHLATWSDRLLPSIAAIGGMALPAIVYLGIAGSTPGLARGWAIPAATDIAFAIGVMALLGKRVPTSLKLFLTTVAIVDDMGAVAIIALAYTSQISGLALLAAAVVMGAMFILNRVGVRMLWPYLALAFLLWLAVLLSGVHATIAGVLAATMVPIQRSRGAPDDELSPLHRLEHGLHPWVAFGIIPIFGFANAGVSFAGIGIEHILAPLPLGVAAGLFVGKQLGVFGAVWACDRYHIAPKPGGATWLQIYGTALLCGIGFTMSLFIGGLAFADPLLVDEVKIGVLGGSILSALAGFIVLRFAANSVRR